The Burkholderia ambifaria AMMD genome has a segment encoding these proteins:
- a CDS encoding ExeM/NucH family extracellular endonuclease → MSLLPSSLALAAFLVLSVPPATAALPVSTGCGGATTAIADIRHPAGRSPLAGHTTSIEAVVTAAFGGPDGFGGFFVQQADAQRRHRPGVPEGLFVYAPHAHVQPGERVHITGRIEQKYGRTQLALAGRVAVCARGQSVTPAALMLPVDSDAVFAAHEGMRVRFPQTLTVSDTYELGRYGSIVLSHGRLYMPTHVAPPAEAAAHAAANARNRIVLDDGSSRVNPATARYPPPALSAANTLRAGYTVRGIEGVLELRYGTWRLQPVSSSPPTFEAASNPRADAPARHPQADVRVASFNVFNYFNGDGAGGGFGDPSGRGAKTPAAFARQEAKLVAALRALRADVIGLMEIANNGHGPASAVQRLAARLGGGWRAVDPGTARLGRDAIAVALLYDSRTIEPVGRAATVALDGRNRPPLAQTFRRVDGTRAFTVAVNHLKSKNCPHATGPDLDQSDGQGCWNATRTRAAERVAGWLATSPTGAAADGVLLIGDLNSYAKEDPLRALESRGYTNLVARFVGNAGYTYVFHGEAGNLDHALATPPLAARVKAVHTWHINADEPIALQAVPDYKTPAQQAAYYAPDAYRSSDHDPVVIDVALEEGAT, encoded by the coding sequence ATGTCACTCCTGCCGTCATCGCTCGCGCTTGCCGCCTTTCTTGTTCTCTCCGTTCCGCCCGCCACCGCCGCGCTGCCGGTGAGCACGGGCTGCGGCGGCGCCACCACCGCGATCGCCGACATCCGGCATCCCGCGGGCCGCTCGCCGCTGGCCGGGCACACCACGTCGATCGAAGCAGTCGTCACCGCGGCGTTCGGCGGCCCCGATGGCTTCGGCGGATTCTTCGTCCAGCAGGCGGACGCGCAGCGGCGACACCGGCCGGGCGTGCCGGAAGGCCTGTTCGTATATGCGCCGCATGCGCATGTGCAGCCGGGCGAGCGCGTGCACATCACCGGCAGGATCGAACAGAAATACGGCCGGACGCAACTCGCGTTGGCGGGCCGCGTGGCCGTCTGCGCACGCGGGCAGAGCGTCACGCCGGCCGCGCTGATGCTGCCGGTCGATAGTGACGCCGTATTCGCCGCGCATGAAGGCATGCGCGTGCGCTTTCCGCAAACGCTGACGGTCAGCGATACTTACGAACTCGGCCGCTACGGCAGCATCGTGCTCAGCCACGGCCGCCTGTACATGCCGACTCACGTGGCGCCGCCGGCCGAAGCCGCTGCGCACGCGGCGGCCAATGCACGCAACCGCATCGTGCTCGACGACGGTTCGAGCCGCGTGAACCCTGCAACCGCCCGCTATCCGCCGCCTGCGCTGAGCGCCGCCAACACGCTGCGCGCGGGCTACACGGTGCGCGGCATCGAAGGTGTGCTCGAACTGCGCTACGGCACGTGGCGATTGCAGCCCGTATCGTCCTCGCCACCCACCTTCGAGGCCGCGTCGAATCCGCGGGCCGATGCGCCCGCACGGCATCCGCAAGCCGACGTGCGGGTCGCGTCGTTCAACGTATTCAACTACTTCAACGGCGACGGCGCGGGCGGCGGCTTCGGCGATCCGTCCGGCCGTGGCGCGAAAACCCCCGCCGCCTTCGCGCGGCAGGAAGCGAAGCTCGTGGCCGCGCTGCGTGCCCTGCGCGCCGACGTGATCGGCCTGATGGAAATCGCGAACAACGGGCACGGCCCGGCGAGCGCCGTGCAGCGGCTCGCGGCCCGGCTCGGCGGCGGCTGGCGCGCGGTCGACCCCGGCACCGCACGGCTCGGGCGCGATGCGATCGCGGTCGCGCTGTTGTATGACAGCCGGACGATCGAGCCCGTCGGGCGCGCCGCGACCGTCGCGCTCGACGGCCGGAATCGCCCGCCGCTCGCGCAGACGTTCCGTCGCGTCGACGGCACCCGCGCGTTCACGGTCGCGGTCAACCACCTGAAGTCGAAGAATTGCCCGCACGCCACCGGCCCGGATCTCGACCAGTCGGACGGCCAGGGCTGCTGGAATGCAACGCGCACGCGCGCAGCCGAACGCGTCGCCGGCTGGCTTGCGACGTCGCCGACCGGCGCCGCGGCCGACGGCGTGCTGCTGATCGGCGATCTGAACAGCTATGCGAAGGAAGACCCGCTGCGCGCGCTCGAATCGCGCGGCTACACCAACCTCGTCGCCCGCTTCGTCGGCAATGCCGGCTACACGTATGTATTCCACGGCGAAGCGGGCAACCTCGACCACGCACTCGCGACGCCGCCGCTCGCCGCCCGCGTGAAAGCCGTGCACACGTGGCACATCAATGCAGATGAACCGATTGCACTCCAAGCCGTGCCCGATTACAAAACCCCGGCGCAACAGGCCGCCTATTACGCGCCCGATGC
- a CDS encoding YciI family protein translates to MSYMLLIVEPTGQRAERTLEDGQALYARMVDFAETLKARGVLRGVESLERSERATRVEVRDGETRLVDGPFAEAKEMVGGFFIVDVDTRDEAIEIARQCPAAQWCTVEVRKVGPCFL, encoded by the coding sequence ATGTCCTACATGCTGTTGATTGTCGAACCGACCGGCCAGCGCGCCGAACGCACGCTCGAAGACGGGCAGGCGCTTTACGCGCGAATGGTCGATTTCGCCGAGACGCTGAAAGCGCGTGGCGTGCTGCGCGGCGTCGAGTCGCTGGAGCGCTCGGAACGCGCGACGCGCGTCGAGGTGCGCGACGGGGAGACGCGCCTCGTCGACGGCCCGTTCGCCGAGGCGAAGGAAATGGTCGGCGGCTTCTTCATCGTCGACGTCGACACGCGCGACGAAGCGATCGAGATCGCACGGCAGTGCCCGGCGGCACAATGGTGCACGGTCGAAGTGCGCAAGGTCGGCCCGTGCTTCCTGTGA
- a CDS encoding YciI family protein — translation MRFMIMIRANAVSESDALPDNRLVEAMTVYHEELAKAGVLLDANGLRPSARGWRVRYTGGKGTVIDGPFAETKELIAGYTLIQVRSRDEALEWTRRFPAPFGAEMDCEIEVRPLFELDDLTPSDAVERFRELQVGRGQAV, via the coding sequence ATGCGATTCATGATCATGATCCGGGCGAATGCCGTCAGCGAATCCGACGCATTGCCGGACAACCGGCTGGTCGAGGCGATGACGGTCTATCACGAGGAACTGGCCAAGGCCGGCGTGCTGCTCGATGCGAACGGCCTGCGGCCGAGCGCGCGGGGCTGGCGCGTGCGGTACACGGGCGGCAAGGGCACGGTGATCGACGGTCCGTTCGCGGAGACGAAGGAACTGATTGCCGGCTATACGCTGATCCAGGTGCGCTCGCGCGACGAGGCGCTCGAATGGACGCGCCGGTTCCCCGCGCCGTTCGGCGCGGAAATGGACTGCGAGATCGAGGTGCGTCCGCTGTTCGAGCTCGACGATCTGACGCCCAGCGACGCGGTCGAGCGGTTCCGCGAACTCCAGGTCGGACGCGGCCAGGCCGTCTGA
- a CDS encoding VOC family protein — MHKTIFINLPVADLPRATAFYVALGFEVVPAYTTEQGACIRISDAIFVMLLVRPFFQTFTGKTIVEPATHVQVLPCLSCDSRAEVDAVVAKARAAGGTVPRQAQEYPGMYSHDFADPDGHEWGLVFVEQAAAGQEPAS, encoded by the coding sequence ATGCACAAAACGATCTTCATCAACCTGCCGGTGGCCGACCTGCCGCGCGCGACGGCGTTCTACGTCGCGCTCGGCTTCGAGGTCGTGCCGGCCTACACGACCGAGCAGGGCGCCTGCATCCGGATCAGCGACGCGATCTTCGTGATGCTGCTGGTGCGGCCGTTCTTCCAGACCTTCACCGGCAAGACCATCGTCGAACCGGCGACGCACGTGCAGGTACTGCCGTGCCTGTCGTGCGACAGCCGTGCCGAGGTCGACGCGGTGGTCGCGAAGGCGCGGGCGGCCGGTGGCACCGTGCCGCGGCAGGCGCAGGAGTACCCGGGCATGTACAGCCACGATTTCGCCGATCCGGACGGCCACGAATGGGGGCTGGTATTCGTGGAGCAGGCCGCGGCCGGGCAGGAGCCGGCGTCGTGA
- a CDS encoding RNA polymerase sigma factor codes for MTLEATHRAIEAVWRIEAPKIIARAARVVRDVGVAEELAQDTLVAALEHWPVDGVPDNPAAWLMTAVKRRALDRVRQESLHAAKRDQLGHEMDALEAHVVPDIAEALADASDDDIGDDLLRLIFTSCHPVLSTDARVALTLRLLGGLTTSEIARAFLAPEPTIAQRIVRAKRTLAAAHVPFEVPSAAARPARLASVLEVIYLVFNEGHAATAGDDWTRPALCDEALRLGRVLAGLVPDESEVLGLVALMELQASRMHARTDAQGRPVLLLDQDRSRWDPLLIRRGLAALERATKLGGVRGPYALQAALAACHARARHASETDWAQIVALYDALAEVAPSPVVELNRAVAVGMAFGPAAALEIVDVLRDDPALARYHWLPSVRGDLLAKLGRTDEAKVEFRRAAELTRNERERELLLKRATDA; via the coding sequence GTGACGCTCGAGGCGACCCACCGTGCGATCGAGGCCGTCTGGCGAATCGAGGCGCCCAAGATCATTGCCCGCGCCGCACGCGTGGTGCGCGACGTCGGCGTGGCCGAGGAACTCGCGCAGGACACGCTCGTCGCGGCGCTCGAGCACTGGCCCGTCGACGGCGTGCCCGACAATCCGGCCGCTTGGCTGATGACGGCCGTGAAGCGGCGCGCGCTCGACCGGGTCCGGCAGGAGTCGCTGCATGCGGCGAAGCGCGATCAGCTCGGGCATGAAATGGACGCGCTCGAAGCGCACGTCGTGCCCGACATCGCGGAGGCACTCGCCGACGCGAGCGACGACGACATCGGCGACGATCTGCTGCGGCTGATCTTCACGTCGTGCCATCCGGTGCTGTCGACCGATGCGCGCGTCGCGCTCACGCTACGGCTGCTCGGCGGGCTGACCACGAGCGAGATCGCGCGTGCGTTCCTGGCGCCCGAGCCGACGATCGCGCAGCGCATCGTCCGCGCGAAGCGCACGCTGGCGGCGGCGCACGTGCCGTTCGAGGTGCCGTCCGCCGCCGCGCGGCCCGCACGGCTCGCGTCGGTGCTCGAAGTGATCTACCTCGTGTTCAACGAAGGCCATGCGGCGACCGCCGGCGACGACTGGACGCGTCCGGCGTTGTGCGACGAGGCGCTGCGGCTCGGCCGCGTGCTGGCCGGGCTCGTGCCGGACGAAAGCGAAGTGCTCGGGCTGGTCGCGCTGATGGAGCTGCAGGCGTCGCGCATGCATGCACGCACCGATGCGCAGGGGCGGCCCGTGCTGCTGCTCGACCAGGACCGCAGCCGCTGGGATCCGCTGCTGATCCGGCGCGGCCTCGCGGCGCTCGAGCGGGCGACCAAGCTCGGCGGCGTGCGCGGCCCGTATGCGCTGCAGGCCGCGCTGGCTGCGTGCCATGCACGCGCGCGGCACGCGTCGGAAACGGACTGGGCGCAGATCGTTGCGCTGTACGACGCGCTCGCCGAAGTCGCGCCGTCGCCGGTCGTCGAGCTGAACCGCGCGGTGGCGGTGGGGATGGCGTTCGGGCCCGCCGCGGCGCTGGAAATCGTCGACGTGCTGCGCGACGATCCGGCGCTCGCGCGCTATCACTGGCTGCCGAGCGTGCGCGGCGATCTGCTCGCGAAACTCGGCCGCACGGACGAGGCGAAGGTCGAGTTCCGTCGCGCGGCGGAATTGACCCGCAACGAGCGCGAAAGGGAATTGCTGCTCAAGCGGGCGACGGACGCATGA
- a CDS encoding rubrerythrin family protein, producing MAQLKGSKTEENLKAAFAGESQANRRYLYFASKADVEGQNDIAALFRSTAEGETGHAHGHLEYLEAVGDPATGLPFGSSRLNLESAIAGETHEYTDMYPGMAKAAREEGFDEIANWFETLAKAERSHANRYTKALDALVD from the coding sequence ATGGCTCAACTCAAGGGCAGCAAAACCGAAGAGAACCTGAAGGCCGCATTCGCGGGCGAATCGCAAGCGAACCGGCGCTATCTGTATTTCGCTTCGAAGGCTGACGTCGAAGGCCAGAACGACATCGCCGCGCTGTTCCGCTCGACCGCCGAAGGCGAAACCGGCCATGCGCACGGCCACCTCGAATATCTCGAAGCAGTCGGCGATCCCGCGACGGGTTTGCCGTTCGGCTCGTCGCGGCTGAACCTCGAATCGGCGATCGCCGGCGAGACGCACGAATACACCGACATGTATCCGGGCATGGCGAAGGCGGCACGCGAAGAAGGCTTCGACGAAATCGCGAACTGGTTCGAGACGCTCGCGAAGGCCGAACGCAGCCACGCGAACCGCTATACGAAGGCGCTGGACGCACTCGTCGACTGA
- a CDS encoding heterodisulfide reductase-related iron-sulfur binding cluster, translating into MPHKEGSLEAPTRHPLDWQSEAFYDQAAIDAEMTRVFDICAGCRRCVSLCGAFPTLFDLVDDTPTGTIDEVPKAAFGKVVDQCYLCDLCYMTKCPYVPPHAWNVDFPHLMLRGKAARYQRGEAPLRDKVLSNTDALGHFAGIPIVTQAVNAVNRTPPARHALEAVLGVDRDAWLPEFAPRKFRRTAKRSDGPPVRDGERTPGKVAIYATCYVNFNEPGIGHDLLAILAHNEIPYELVTREACCGMPLLEQGNLAGVAAKKAVNMPVLERYARDGYALIGAIPSCVLMYKSELPLMFPDDEAVRAVADAFWDPFEYVIARHRDGLLKTDFKQGLGTVSYHVPCHARVQNIGRKTADTLSLVPDTRVNVVERCSGHAGTFGVKKGFHADAMRIGAPVFKAMAEPQPDFVSSDCALAGHHIVQGIDEKGLPAAPLAHPLTLLRRAYGI; encoded by the coding sequence ATGCCCCACAAGGAAGGTAGCCTCGAAGCCCCGACCCGGCATCCGCTCGACTGGCAGTCCGAAGCGTTCTACGACCAGGCCGCGATCGATGCGGAAATGACGCGCGTGTTCGACATCTGCGCGGGGTGCCGGCGCTGCGTGTCGCTGTGCGGCGCATTCCCCACGCTGTTCGATCTCGTCGACGACACCCCGACGGGCACCATCGACGAAGTGCCGAAGGCGGCGTTCGGCAAGGTCGTCGACCAGTGCTACCTGTGCGATCTCTGCTACATGACGAAATGTCCGTACGTGCCGCCGCACGCGTGGAACGTCGACTTCCCGCACCTGATGCTGCGCGGGAAGGCCGCGCGCTACCAGCGCGGCGAAGCGCCGCTGCGCGACAAGGTGCTGTCGAACACCGACGCGCTTGGCCATTTCGCCGGCATTCCGATCGTCACGCAGGCGGTGAACGCGGTGAACCGCACGCCGCCCGCGCGGCACGCGCTCGAAGCGGTGCTCGGCGTCGATCGCGACGCGTGGCTGCCGGAGTTTGCGCCGCGCAAGTTCCGGCGCACCGCGAAGCGCTCGGACGGCCCGCCGGTGCGCGACGGCGAGCGCACGCCCGGCAAGGTCGCGATCTACGCGACGTGCTACGTAAACTTCAACGAGCCGGGCATCGGCCACGACCTGCTCGCGATCCTCGCGCACAACGAGATCCCGTACGAGCTCGTCACGCGCGAAGCCTGCTGCGGCATGCCGCTGCTCGAGCAGGGCAATCTCGCGGGCGTCGCCGCGAAGAAGGCCGTGAACATGCCGGTGCTCGAGCGCTATGCGCGCGACGGCTACGCGCTGATCGGCGCGATCCCGAGCTGCGTGCTGATGTACAAGAGCGAACTGCCGCTGATGTTCCCCGACGACGAAGCCGTGCGCGCGGTGGCCGACGCATTCTGGGATCCGTTCGAATACGTGATCGCGCGGCATCGCGACGGTTTGCTGAAGACCGATTTCAAGCAGGGCCTCGGCACCGTGTCATATCACGTGCCGTGCCACGCGCGCGTGCAGAACATCGGCCGCAAGACGGCCGACACGCTGTCGCTCGTGCCCGATACGCGCGTGAATGTGGTGGAGCGCTGTTCGGGGCACGCGGGCACGTTCGGCGTGAAGAAGGGCTTCCATGCGGATGCGATGCGGATCGGCGCGCCCGTGTTCAAGGCAATGGCCGAGCCGCAGCCGGACTTCGTGTCGTCGGACTGCGCGCTCGCCGGCCATCACATCGTGCAGGGCATCGACGAGAAGGGGCTGCCGGCCGCGCCGCTCGCGCATCCGCTGACGCTGCTGCGCCGCGCGTACGGCATCTGA
- a CDS encoding DUF3501 family protein: MTLTRDSLLTLEAYAKIRKAEHARLVAYKRRRAVALGNHLRLLFEDETTIRYQIQEMLHIEKIFDEAGIEGELEAYLPLVPDGTNLKATLQIEYEHEAERRAALARLIGVEDRVYLQVDGHPAVYAIADEDLDRDNAEKTSAVHFVRFELSAPMRAALKDGATLSIGCDHPAYSMPPQPLDADVAASLAGDLR; encoded by the coding sequence ATGACGCTGACCCGCGACTCGCTGCTCACGCTCGAAGCGTACGCGAAGATCCGCAAGGCCGAACACGCGCGGCTCGTCGCGTACAAGCGCCGCCGCGCGGTGGCGCTCGGCAACCATCTGCGCCTGCTGTTCGAGGACGAGACCACGATCCGCTATCAGATCCAGGAGATGCTGCACATCGAGAAGATCTTCGACGAGGCGGGCATCGAAGGCGAACTGGAAGCCTATCTGCCGCTCGTGCCCGACGGCACCAACCTGAAGGCGACGCTGCAGATCGAATACGAGCACGAGGCCGAACGGCGGGCGGCGCTCGCGCGGCTGATCGGCGTCGAGGATCGCGTGTACCTGCAGGTCGACGGGCATCCCGCGGTGTATGCGATCGCCGACGAGGATCTCGATCGCGACAACGCGGAGAAGACCTCGGCCGTGCATTTCGTGCGCTTCGAATTGAGCGCGCCGATGCGCGCGGCGCTCAAGGACGGCGCGACGCTGTCGATCGGCTGCGACCACCCGGCCTATTCGATGCCGCCGCAACCATTGGACGCGGACGTGGCCGCGTCGCTCGCCGGCGATCTGCGCTGA
- a CDS encoding transposase: protein MFFDELNDEEWVRLSTLIADEPIRLNRRGRPRAEPRVVANAVLWILTTGEAWSKLPGRYPSGPTCRRRYEEWLANGTLLQMIDMLTQFSGRTFAYVPPPPVPSAPACRAEPVPDNDRLRGVFWQNPESWQLPVAQANVWDGEGATVAARPSTGADQSSGASFAVPGAQPAGLRRGRAGATSFAAAEPQVDEYRGYTIYGSAQPVQNLMYRAWAEIMQDDRRVERSGLIGPRFTDAEAAEQYALDWARQWIDRHGASDEPVRVPQSEVLAGLSALARAESDIKRFIAERRAGVLSEGRNDPVQSERREYAYRVG, encoded by the coding sequence ATGTTCTTCGATGAGCTTAACGATGAAGAGTGGGTTCGTCTTTCAACGCTGATCGCCGATGAACCCATCCGGCTGAACCGTCGAGGCCGCCCACGTGCAGAACCGCGCGTTGTCGCCAACGCGGTCCTGTGGATCCTGACGACCGGTGAAGCATGGTCGAAATTGCCCGGGCGCTATCCGTCCGGGCCGACGTGCCGTCGCCGCTACGAAGAGTGGCTCGCGAACGGCACGCTGTTGCAGATGATCGACATGCTGACTCAATTCAGCGGGCGTACGTTCGCGTATGTGCCGCCGCCGCCCGTGCCCTCGGCACCCGCGTGCCGTGCCGAGCCGGTGCCCGACAACGATCGTCTGCGCGGCGTGTTCTGGCAGAACCCCGAGTCGTGGCAATTGCCGGTCGCGCAGGCAAACGTTTGGGATGGCGAGGGCGCGACGGTGGCCGCGAGGCCGAGCACCGGTGCGGACCAATCGTCCGGCGCGTCGTTCGCTGTGCCCGGCGCGCAGCCTGCCGGGCTGCGTCGCGGGCGGGCGGGCGCGACGAGCTTCGCCGCGGCCGAGCCGCAAGTCGACGAGTATCGCGGCTATACGATCTATGGCAGCGCGCAGCCGGTGCAGAACCTGATGTACCGCGCGTGGGCCGAGATCATGCAGGACGACCGGCGCGTCGAGCGCTCGGGCCTGATCGGCCCGCGCTTCACCGACGCGGAAGCCGCGGAGCAGTACGCGCTCGACTGGGCGCGCCAATGGATCGATCGCCATGGTGCGAGCGACGAACCGGTGCGCGTGCCGCAAAGCGAAGTGCTGGCCGGCCTGTCCGCGCTGGCGCGTGCGGAGTCGGACATCAAGCGCTTCATCGCCGAGCGTCGCGCGGGCGTGCTGTCCGAGGGCCGCAACGATCCGGTGCAGTCGGAGCGCCGCGAGTATGCGTATCGGGTAGGTTGA
- a CDS encoding mannose-1-phosphate guanylyltransferase/mannose-6-phosphate isomerase, protein MNAPAVVADTRPSSSAATDAGTRVAVQPVILAGGSGTRLWPMSREHYPKQLIGLLGDHSLLQSTALRLDGLSTGHPLNDDVLIVCGEDHRFTTAEQLRLTGKRASIMLEPLGRDTAPALTLAALRIVAGGSDAVMTVMPADHAVADQPRFHAAVAAGVHCAAQGKIATMGIVPGRAETGYGYIRVGAPLGDAGTGDLDVRRLDRFVEKPHLELAQQYVASGEYWWNSGIFIVRASVWLNAIRQLEPEIYAACEQAVANGKEDGDFFRVDRDAFAASPSNSIDYAVMEPLANLPQLCESVVVPLDAGWSDVGSWDAIWQILPKDDAENVGRGHVLFEDATSTFAHSESRLVACVGTQNLVVVETPDAVLVADKSRVQDVKKIVGRIKAARGAEATDHRKVHRPWGHYDSVDMGERFQVKRIVVKPGARLSLQMHHHRAEHWIVVRGTARITRGEETFLLSENESTYIPLGVSHRLENPGKMPLELIEVQSGAYLGEDDIVRYDDTYGRQ, encoded by the coding sequence ATGAATGCTCCGGCCGTGGTAGCCGATACGCGCCCATCTTCTTCCGCCGCAACCGACGCCGGTACGCGCGTCGCGGTGCAGCCGGTGATTCTCGCCGGCGGTTCGGGCACGCGTCTGTGGCCGATGTCGCGCGAACACTATCCGAAGCAGCTGATCGGCCTGCTCGGCGATCATTCGCTGCTGCAATCCACCGCGCTGAGGCTCGACGGCCTCTCGACCGGTCATCCGCTGAACGACGACGTGCTGATCGTGTGCGGCGAGGATCACCGCTTCACGACCGCCGAGCAACTGCGCCTGACCGGCAAGCGTGCTTCGATCATGCTCGAGCCGCTCGGCCGCGACACCGCGCCCGCCCTGACGCTCGCCGCGCTGCGCATCGTCGCCGGCGGCAGCGATGCCGTGATGACCGTGATGCCGGCCGACCACGCGGTGGCCGACCAGCCGCGCTTTCATGCGGCGGTCGCGGCCGGCGTGCACTGCGCGGCGCAAGGCAAGATCGCGACGATGGGCATCGTGCCGGGCCGCGCCGAAACGGGCTACGGCTACATCCGCGTCGGCGCGCCGCTCGGCGACGCCGGCACCGGCGACCTCGACGTGCGCCGTCTCGACCGCTTCGTCGAGAAGCCGCATCTCGAGCTCGCGCAGCAGTACGTCGCGTCCGGCGAATACTGGTGGAACAGCGGCATCTTCATCGTGCGCGCATCGGTGTGGCTCAACGCGATCCGCCAGCTCGAACCCGAGATCTACGCAGCCTGCGAGCAGGCCGTCGCCAACGGCAAGGAAGACGGCGACTTCTTCCGCGTCGATCGCGACGCGTTCGCCGCATCGCCGTCGAACTCGATCGACTATGCGGTGATGGAGCCGCTCGCGAACCTGCCGCAGCTGTGCGAAAGCGTGGTCGTGCCGCTCGACGCGGGCTGGTCCGACGTCGGCTCGTGGGACGCGATCTGGCAGATCCTGCCGAAGGACGATGCCGAGAACGTCGGCCGCGGCCACGTGCTGTTCGAAGACGCCACGTCGACTTTCGCGCATTCGGAAAGCCGGCTCGTCGCGTGCGTCGGCACGCAGAATCTGGTCGTCGTCGAAACGCCCGACGCCGTGCTCGTCGCCGACAAGTCCCGCGTGCAGGACGTGAAGAAAATCGTCGGGCGCATCAAGGCCGCACGCGGCGCGGAAGCGACCGATCACCGCAAGGTCCACCGTCCGTGGGGCCATTACGACTCGGTCGACATGGGCGAGCGCTTCCAGGTGAAGCGCATCGTCGTGAAGCCGGGCGCGCGACTGTCGCTGCAGATGCACCACCACCGCGCCGAACACTGGATCGTCGTGCGCGGCACCGCGCGCATCACGCGCGGCGAGGAAACCTTCCTGCTGTCCGAGAACGAATCGACGTACATCCCGCTCGGCGTGTCGCACCGTCTCGAGAACCCGGGCAAGATGCCGCTCGAGCTGATCGAAGTGCAGTCGGGCGCGTATCTCGGCGAGGACGACATCGTCCGCTACGACGATACCTACGGACGCCAGTGA